One Hydrogenimonas thermophila genomic window, TTTATATAATTCATTTGAAATGGGAAAAGTATGGCAAAAAAAGTACTTGTAGGTATGAGTGGCGGTGTAGACTCTACAGTTACAACTAAACTATTATTGGATGCTGGGTATGATGTAGAAGGTGTTTATATGAAACTACATAATAAACCCGGCTATCATGAAGAGAATTTTAAAAGAGTTCAGCATGTAGCAAACTATTTGGGAATCAAAGCATCAATCTTGGATCTTTCAAAAGATTTTGAAGAAGCTGTATATAAACCATTCATAGAAAGTTATAGGGCTGGATATACTCCAAACCCTTGTGCAAACTGTAATCGCCAGATTAAATTTGGAAAAATGCTTGAATATGCCGATAAAGTAGGAGCAGACTATCTTGCAACGGGTCATTATGTAAGGCATGATGGCAAATATATTTTAGTTGCAAAAGATGAGAATAAAGATCAAAGCTATTTTCTTTTCGATATAGACAAAAGCATTATTCCTCGTCTTATTTTTCCTTTGGGAGAGTGGAGGAAAGAGGATGTAAAAGCGTATGCATCTAAAATTGATGCACTTAAAAATTTTGCTACACAAAAAGAGTCAAGTGAAATATGTTTTGTTGAAACAACTTATGTAGATATATTGAAAGAGCATATGAATGTAGATATGCCTGGCGAAGTTTTAGATATTAATGGCAATGTCATAGGACATCATAAGGGTTATATGCACTATACAATTGGCAAACGACGAGGTTTTTTTGTTAAGGGTGCACATGAACCTCATTATGTTAAAGAGATTAAACCAGAAACAAATCAAATAGTTGTTACTACACAAGATACTCTGCTTGCTAAAAAGATTATGATAGAGCGGCTAAATATGATAGATGAGCGTAAAAGTTTTTCTTGCGATGTAAAGATCAGGTATCGAACAAAACGAATAAAATGTCGAGTAGAGGTAGATGAGAAAAAAAATTGTGTAATATATCTTGATGAGCCTGTATATGGAGTTGCAGTAGGTCAAGCAGCTGTTTTTTATGAAGGAGAAAAACTTCTTGGTGGTGGTTGGATTATTGGTTCAGAGTAGTTTGATAGATGGAAAGTTAAGAGACCATTGGGTATAATCGCGTTAACAAAAAAGTCAAAGGTTGTATATGCGCGGATATAAAATTTTTGCGGGAACCGCTTCAGAGTCGTTTGCTATGGAGATTAGCAAATATCTTGATGCACCTCTTAGCGGTGCCAATATCAGCCGTTTCAGTGATGGTGAGATCGGTTGTCAAATTAGCGAAAGTGTACGTGGTCGTGATGTTTTTATTATTCAATCAACAGGTGCACCTTCAAATGACAACTTAATGGAACTTCTAATAATGACTGATGCACTTAGAAGAAGCTCTGCTAAGTCAATAAATGCTGTTGTTCCATATTTTGGATATGCCAGACAAGATAGAAAAGCAGCACCTCGTGTGCCTATTACTGCAAAGTTAGTTGCCAATCTGATTCAGACTGCAGGAATTGACCGTGTTATTACAATGGATCTGCATGCGGGTCAAATTCAGGGATTTTTTGATATTCCTGTAGATAATCTATATGGAGCAATTCTCTTTATCAACCATATAAAATCTAAAAATCTTGAAAATCTTGTTGTAGCAAGTCCAGATATTGGTGGTGTAGCACGGGCAAGATACTTTGCAAGTCGCCTTGGTGTTGATATGGCAATTGTTGACAAACGCCGTGAAAAGGCTAATGTAGCAGAAGTCATGAATATTATAGGTGATGTTGCAGGTAAAAATGTTGTTTTGGTAGACGATATGATCGATACAGCAGGAACTATAGTAAAAGGTGCTGCAGCACTTAAAGAGCATGGTGCTAAAAGCGTAATAGCTTGTTGTACGCACCCGGTACTAAGCGGCCCTGCTTACGATCGTATTAGAGATGGAGAGTTAGATGAGCTTATAGTTTCAGATACTCTACCTCTAAGAGAGCAGTGCGATAAAATCACTGTTTTACCTGCTGCACCTGTATTTGCAGAAGTTATTCGCCGTGTATATCATAATGAGAGTGTTAACTCTCTCTTTTCATAAAATTTAAAATAAAAAAGGGTGTTTGTGCAGAACAATATACGCAACTTCTCTATTATCGCCCATATCGATCACGGTAAGAGTACGTTAGCTGATCGCATCATTCAAGAGTGCGGTGCTGTAACAGAGCGTGAGCTTGGCACACAGATGATGGACACTATGGACATTGAGCAGGAGCGTGGTATTACGATCAAGGCTCAAAGTGTCCGTCTTACTTATGTAAAAGATGGGCAAGCTTACATCTTAAATCTCATCGATACTCCAGGTCACGTTGATTTTAGTTATGAAGTTAGCAAGTCTCTAGCCTCTAGTGAAGGGGCTTTGCTTGTTGTAGATGCATCACAGGGTGTTGAGGCGCAAACTATTGCCAATGTTTACATTGCCTTGGAAAATGATCTTGAAATTATTCCTGTAATTAATAAAATAGATCTTCCTGCCGCAGATCCAGACAGAGTAGTAGAAGAGATTGAACAGACTATCGGTCTTGATTGCAGTGGTGCTATTTATGTTAGTGCTAAAACTGGAGTAGGCATTAGAGAATTACTTGATGCAATAGTTGATCGTGTACCTCCGCCTAGCGGAGATGAAGATGCACCTACTAAAGCGATCATCTATGATAGTTGGTTTGACAACTATCTTGGAGCATTGGCACTTGTACGTGTCTTTGATGGTTCCATAAAAAAGGGGCAGGAAGTACTCATTATGGGTACAGGCAAAAAACATCAAGTACTTGATCTTACATACCCACATCCGATTAAGCCAACAAAGACAACAGAGATCAAAACCGGTGAAGTTGGAATAGTTGTACTTGGGCTAAAAAATGTAAGTGATGTTGCTGTTGGCGATACAATTACAGATGCCAAAAACCCTACAAAAGAGCCTGTGGGAGGATTTCAAGAAGCCAAGCCGTTTGTTTTTGCAGGTCTATACCCAATAGATACAGATAAATTTGAAGAACTGCGTGATGCCCTTGATAAATTGAAGCTTAATGATGCTTCCATCAGCTATGAGCCTGAAACCTCTGTTGCGCTTGGTTTTGGTTTTCGTGTTGGATTTTTGGGAATGTTGCATATGGAAGTTGTCAAAGAGCGGCTTGAGAGAGAGTTTGGTCTTGATCTAATTGCTACTGCACCAACGGTAATTTACAGAGTAAAATTGACTGACGGTAGTGAGGTAGAGGTACAAAACCCTAGTGAGATGCCTGATACTGGAAAAATTGATAAAATTTATGAGCCTTATGTTCGTGCAACTATCATCACTCCAAAAGAGTTTTTAGGAAATATAATAACAATGATGGCAGATCGCCGTGGTATACAAGAGAAGATGGAGTATCTGAACGAAGATCGTGTTATGCTTGTATATGCAGTTCCTATGAATGAGATAGTAGTTGATTTTTATGACAAGCTAAAGAGTGCAACAAAAGGTTATGCAAGCTTTGATTATGAACCGATAGATTATCGTGAAGGCGATCTTGTAAAACTTGATGTGCGTGTTGCTGGAGATGTGGTTGATGCACTAAGCATCATTGTTCCAAGAGAGAAGGCACAATTTCGTGGTCGTGAGCTAGTAAAAACAATGAAAGAGTTAATTCCTCGTCAGCTATTTGAGGTAGCAGTTCAAGTAAGTATTGGCAATAAGATTATTGCTAGAGAAACAGTTAAATCGATGGGTAAAAATGTTACTGCAAAATGTTACGGTGGTGACATTACCAGAAAAAGAAAGCTTCTAGAAAAGCAAAAAGAGGGTAAAAAGAGAATGAAGGCAATAGGTAAAGTACACTTGCCACAAGATGCTTTCCTTGCAGTTCTTAAAATTGATTAGGAATGAGATGCCATAGTTGCTCTAGACTCTCACTATCTCTTATTTGCAGTGAGTGTCGGCAACTATATCTTCAGCCAAAGCTTAACATTAGAAAGTTAAAGAGTGGTCTTGAGGTCATAAGCTTCTACTCATACCAAGATATTGAACCATTTTTACTTACTAAACACCATCCTTACGGTTGGTTTATCTACCGTATATTGGCAAAAGAGACATTTAAAATTCTATCTCAGCTTACGAGTAAAACTTTTGTAATTCCAGTAGATGACTATTTAAGTAGTAGTTACAGCCATACAGCAATTTTGGCAAAGGAGCTGAAAAAATATGGCTACTCTCCATTGTACAATTCACTTCAGGCAAAAAACCGAGTTTCATATTCAGGAAAGCCTCTATCTTTCCGTCTTGCCAACTCAAGGGACTTCGAGTATAGGGGACCCACATCAATAGATACAATTTTAGTAGATGATATCATAACAACAGGAACAACTCTTCAAGAGGCATATAATACTCTAAAAAGCTTTGGGGTAAATGTAGATTTTGCATATGTTCTTGCAGATGTAAAACTCAAAAAATAATAAAATATCTATTTTATATTAATATTTATCATTCCACAGTAGTCTTTGTCTTTATAAAATTCGATACGATAACTCTTTTGCTCTTTGTCTAAGCTGTACTTGGGAAGTAGCTCTTTCATTTTTATTGTAATACTGTTTTCATTTAAAAGACCTGGTTTAGTGTATCCAATGACATTTACACGTATATCTTTTGGAGCATTAACTTTAAAAGACTCTTTTACAGATAGTGAAGCTGGTATATTAATATTTTGTAATTTTTTATCTACAACAATTTCGACAGATTCTAAACATTTATTATGTGAAATAATTTCTGGTTTAAACTGACTAATACGTATATTGCCAACCATTAGATCATAAAAAGATCCATTTTTTTTGATAGCTGCAAGAGGGTGTTTGGCTTGTAGATGGTTATCATCTTTTTTCATTGGAACAAAGTTTAATCTTTTACGTAAATGATCTAAATTAAGAGGAGTAAGGTCGTTTAATACAGCAGTATAGTAAGTTGTCAATATTTTCTGAATAGTTTGCAGGTTCAAATCAAAATCTCTAGTGAATTCAATTTTCATAAATTTCATAAACTCTTCTATGGCTCGTAGTTGATAGTAAACTTTTTCATAAGTTTTTTCAAGATTTTTACTTGTTTCTATTGCCATAGCAGGTTTTCCATGTGTAATGGCAAAGTATGTTAAAGAGAGTCTCATTTGCTCATCTTTAAACTTTGTTTTTGTATTTTTTACATTGAATGAGTGGTGATTTTTGACAAGATCTTGATTTAGATTTTTAGTAATTTTTTGGGCTATTGCATCCAGGTTACCATATTTTTTTGTCTCAATACACTTTTGATCGATAATACAGGCTTGCCCCCAAGCACTTGGATTGAATATGGCATTTTGCCACTCTTTTCTATAAAATCCGTGTCCATCGTGAAGGTTTAAAATAAAATCTACATCAGGTCTTAAAATGATTGATTTTATATCTTTAATAATATGATAGTCAGGATCATTTTTACTTATATTGGCAAATTTACGGTTCATATCACCGTAAATTCCTCTTCTGTTACGAATTATACTATCAAAGTTGAGATTTGGAACAACAATAAGTTGCCCTTTTTTTATTTGGTAATGGAGAGTTAAAATTGCTGCTGCAAAATATCCACCTGGCTCATTGCCGTGTATTCCACCTATAACCAATAGAGTACTTCCTAGAATGTTACCTTTTAATTGATGTGTTGTAAAGTGTAGTTTTGCAGCATAAAGCTGATATATGAGTAAAAAAGAGATAGATAAAATCCGGATCAAAATTCTCTCCAGATTTTAAATTTATCTCCTTCTTGTATAATGTATAGCAGTTTTGTTCCGTTAAATTTGTAATTGTTTGAAAAATACTTCTCTTTCATATTTACACGCCAAATTTTTTTGCCTAGCGTATTTGGGTATGGTGTTATTTGAATATTGTAAAAAAGTATCTCTTTATTTTGTTGTTTTGCAAAAATATAGGTTTTATGTTTTTTGAAACTTTCAAAATCTCCTATACTGCTTTTTAAGTTAGAATTGTAGTAAGACAAATATTCATTTAATCTATTATATTTCCAATCATACCTCCAACTGTATATGAATGAAAGTATGTTTATTATATTTTCTCTTGAGACAGGTGGTATTTTGTCTTGAGATATCATAAGCAGAGAACTTTTATGATCAGTTAGGTTTTTATCGAGTGACAAAAGTTCCGTATTGGGAGAGGCTATACAACCTTTTGTAGAGTTTTTATCTGGACAATTTGGTGGAAAACCATGTAACCATATTCCGTTTCCATTTTTTCCAAGAGTTTTGTCTAAAGGATTAGGATAGTTTGTTACAAAAGCCAAAGGTCCGTAAAATGGATCAACATCACGTTTTTTTTCAATAATTCTATAAATTCCTACAGGTGTTTTTAAATCACCTTGTCGCTGTTTATCTCCATTACGTCTTCCTATGACTATAGGAATTTTTAATTTAACGCTATACTGTTTTCCATCAAAATGGTATAGAGTCAACCTTTTGTCACTTTTTTTGCAAGCAAGAATATCTAAAGGTTTTTCATACCATCCGAGTGTTACATTTGAATCACCAATTTTCTGTTTCCAAAACTCTTTTGTTGTGAGTATATGATCGAGTCTCTTTTCTAAAGTATCAATACCTTCTTGACGATAAAAGTCAGCATATGGATAAAGGTTATTATCCATTGCTGACAAATAAGTCCACAATGTGAGAAACAGAGTTATAACACGCATATTGCAATATTACTGTTTTGTTATGGAGTGAACTAGATCGACAAAGTATTTAGCGTTTTCAACTGGAACATCAGGTAATATGCCATGCCCCAAATTAAAAATATGTCCTTGATTTTGCATTATTTCATAAATTGCTGTTACGCACTCTTTTGTAGCTTCTTTGCTATATAGACGACAAGGCTCCATATTTCCTTGTAATACATAACGGTCTCCAAGCTTCTCTTTTGCCAGAGCCATTGGTGTTCCCCAGTCAACGCCAAATACGTCAAAATCGCCATCTATATCATCAAGAAAGGCACCAATACCTTTAGGGAACATAATGATAGGAATATGTGGATATTTTCCTTTTATGTAAGAAGCTATCTCTTTCATATAGTTCCAGCTGAACTCAAAATATTTTGGTTTTTCAAGTGCAGCTGCCCAACTGTCAAAAATTTGTACAACGTTTACACCTGCTTCTATCTGTTTTTCCAAGTATAGTTTTACTACTTCTGTTACTTCACGAAGTAGGGTATGTACAAGTTCTGGTTGTGTATAGATAAGTTTTTTAACTATATTGTACGTTTTTGTTCCACGACCTTCAATCATATATGTAATGAGTGTCCAA contains:
- the mnmA gene encoding tRNA 2-thiouridine(34) synthase MnmA, with the translated sequence MAKKVLVGMSGGVDSTVTTKLLLDAGYDVEGVYMKLHNKPGYHEENFKRVQHVANYLGIKASILDLSKDFEEAVYKPFIESYRAGYTPNPCANCNRQIKFGKMLEYADKVGADYLATGHYVRHDGKYILVAKDENKDQSYFLFDIDKSIIPRLIFPLGEWRKEDVKAYASKIDALKNFATQKESSEICFVETTYVDILKEHMNVDMPGEVLDINGNVIGHHKGYMHYTIGKRRGFFVKGAHEPHYVKEIKPETNQIVVTTQDTLLAKKIMIERLNMIDERKSFSCDVKIRYRTKRIKCRVEVDEKKNCVIYLDEPVYGVAVGQAAVFYEGEKLLGGGWIIGSE
- a CDS encoding ribose-phosphate pyrophosphokinase, producing the protein MRGYKIFAGTASESFAMEISKYLDAPLSGANISRFSDGEIGCQISESVRGRDVFIIQSTGAPSNDNLMELLIMTDALRRSSAKSINAVVPYFGYARQDRKAAPRVPITAKLVANLIQTAGIDRVITMDLHAGQIQGFFDIPVDNLYGAILFINHIKSKNLENLVVASPDIGGVARARYFASRLGVDMAIVDKRREKANVAEVMNIIGDVAGKNVVLVDDMIDTAGTIVKGAAALKEHGAKSVIACCTHPVLSGPAYDRIRDGELDELIVSDTLPLREQCDKITVLPAAPVFAEVIRRVYHNESVNSLFS
- the lepA gene encoding translation elongation factor 4, with the translated sequence MQNNIRNFSIIAHIDHGKSTLADRIIQECGAVTERELGTQMMDTMDIEQERGITIKAQSVRLTYVKDGQAYILNLIDTPGHVDFSYEVSKSLASSEGALLVVDASQGVEAQTIANVYIALENDLEIIPVINKIDLPAADPDRVVEEIEQTIGLDCSGAIYVSAKTGVGIRELLDAIVDRVPPPSGDEDAPTKAIIYDSWFDNYLGALALVRVFDGSIKKGQEVLIMGTGKKHQVLDLTYPHPIKPTKTTEIKTGEVGIVVLGLKNVSDVAVGDTITDAKNPTKEPVGGFQEAKPFVFAGLYPIDTDKFEELRDALDKLKLNDASISYEPETSVALGFGFRVGFLGMLHMEVVKERLEREFGLDLIATAPTVIYRVKLTDGSEVEVQNPSEMPDTGKIDKIYEPYVRATIITPKEFLGNIITMMADRRGIQEKMEYLNEDRVMLVYAVPMNEIVVDFYDKLKSATKGYASFDYEPIDYREGDLVKLDVRVAGDVVDALSIIVPREKAQFRGRELVKTMKELIPRQLFEVAVQVSIGNKIIARETVKSMGKNVTAKCYGGDITRKRKLLEKQKEGKKRMKAIGKVHLPQDAFLAVLKID
- a CDS encoding ComF family protein, yielding MRCHSCSRLSLSLICSECRQLYLQPKLNIRKLKSGLEVISFYSYQDIEPFLLTKHHPYGWFIYRILAKETFKILSQLTSKTFVIPVDDYLSSSYSHTAILAKELKKYGYSPLYNSLQAKNRVSYSGKPLSFRLANSRDFEYRGPTSIDTILVDDIITTGTTLQEAYNTLKSFGVNVDFAYVLADVKLKK
- a CDS encoding M14 family metallopeptidase, producing the protein MIRILSISFLLIYQLYAAKLHFTTHQLKGNILGSTLLVIGGIHGNEPGGYFAAAILTLHYQIKKGQLIVVPNLNFDSIIRNRRGIYGDMNRKFANISKNDPDYHIIKDIKSIILRPDVDFILNLHDGHGFYRKEWQNAIFNPSAWGQACIIDQKCIETKKYGNLDAIAQKITKNLNQDLVKNHHSFNVKNTKTKFKDEQMRLSLTYFAITHGKPAMAIETSKNLEKTYEKVYYQLRAIEEFMKFMKIEFTRDFDLNLQTIQKILTTYYTAVLNDLTPLNLDHLRKRLNFVPMKKDDNHLQAKHPLAAIKKNGSFYDLMVGNIRISQFKPEIISHNKCLESVEIVVDKKLQNINIPASLSVKESFKVNAPKDIRVNVIGYTKPGLLNENSITIKMKELLPKYSLDKEQKSYRIEFYKDKDYCGMININIK
- a CDS encoding L,D-transpeptidase family protein encodes the protein MDNNLYPYADFYRQEGIDTLEKRLDHILTTKEFWKQKIGDSNVTLGWYEKPLDILACKKSDKRLTLYHFDGKQYSVKLKIPIVIGRRNGDKQRQGDLKTPVGIYRIIEKKRDVDPFYGPLAFVTNYPNPLDKTLGKNGNGIWLHGFPPNCPDKNSTKGCIASPNTELLSLDKNLTDHKSSLLMISQDKIPPVSRENIINILSFIYSWRYDWKYNRLNEYLSYYNSNLKSSIGDFESFKKHKTYIFAKQQNKEILFYNIQITPYPNTLGKKIWRVNMKEKYFSNNYKFNGTKLLYIIQEGDKFKIWREF
- the hemE gene encoding uroporphyrinogen decarboxylase; translation: MIFVDACFNKPTPYTPVWMMRQAGRYLPEYMAVRQKAGDFLTLCKNPEMAAEVTLQPVDIIGVDAAILFSDILVVPLEMGMDLTFQKGEGPVFSDPIRTAEDLKRLQPNAADRLTYVYDTIKIIRERLAEDKALIGFTGAPWTLITYMIEGRGTKTYNIVKKLIYTQPELVHTLLREVTEVVKLYLEKQIEAGVNVVQIFDSWAAALEKPKYFEFSWNYMKEIASYIKGKYPHIPIIMFPKGIGAFLDDIDGDFDVFGVDWGTPMALAKEKLGDRYVLQGNMEPCRLYSKEATKECVTAIYEIMQNQGHIFNLGHGILPDVPVENAKYFVDLVHSITKQ